The Banduia mediterranea genome includes a region encoding these proteins:
- a CDS encoding alpha-glucosidase: protein MTTDWWRDAVIYQIYPRSFRDSNGDGIGDLNGIRERLGYLAELGADAIWICPFVQSPMRDFGYDVSDFQAIEPMFGTMDDFDALVREAHMLGLRVIMDQVWNHTSDEHEWFVESRSSRDNPKADWYVWADASPDGGPPNNWRATFGGSAWTWDPLRGQYYLHNFLSEQPDLNFYKREVRAALNEVARFWLDRGVDGFRLDVVNFYTHDRSLRDNPRRPADVPRPAGAGPRDRYFDYINRGTVSRPETLDLLGELRSLMDSYPGTFTLGEISSAEDTLASAADFVRGNRRLHTAYNASLISHEPFTQQTMSELLQRVVELFEDHRICWTFGTHDFPRLKGRWAQHRRHDEETEHRLDRLLAAMLVCLPGSCCIYQGDELGLPQAQLSFEQLRDPYGIANYPEILGRDGCRTPMPWCAEADTAGFSDGDQSWLPIPAEHLPLAVDRQQQNPGSLLNAYRHFLHWRKTQPGLRSGALSLIGSPPPVLMFERGRHEERLLCVFNLSTEPAEVTINERGWHLCHEPLLQGRLIPPVLHLGAYGSAILGRRPPDSWH from the coding sequence ATGACAACCGATTGGTGGAGAGACGCGGTCATCTACCAGATCTATCCACGCAGTTTTCGGGATTCGAACGGCGACGGCATCGGCGATCTCAACGGCATACGCGAGCGCCTGGGTTATCTCGCGGAACTTGGCGCGGATGCGATCTGGATCTGCCCCTTCGTACAGTCACCGATGCGCGACTTCGGATACGACGTTTCCGACTTTCAGGCCATCGAACCAATGTTCGGCACAATGGACGATTTCGATGCGCTGGTTCGCGAAGCGCACATGCTGGGCCTGCGCGTAATCATGGACCAGGTCTGGAATCACACCTCGGACGAACACGAATGGTTCGTCGAAAGTCGCAGCAGCCGCGACAACCCCAAGGCCGACTGGTACGTCTGGGCGGACGCATCGCCCGACGGCGGGCCGCCCAACAACTGGCGCGCCACCTTTGGCGGCAGCGCCTGGACCTGGGATCCGTTGCGCGGCCAGTACTATCTGCACAATTTTCTGAGCGAACAGCCGGACCTCAACTTCTACAAGCGCGAGGTTCGTGCGGCACTGAACGAGGTGGCGCGCTTCTGGCTCGACCGCGGAGTCGACGGCTTTCGTCTCGATGTCGTCAATTTCTATACCCACGACCGCAGCCTGCGCGACAATCCGCGGCGCCCGGCGGACGTGCCGCGGCCCGCCGGCGCGGGGCCGCGCGATCGCTACTTCGACTACATCAACCGCGGCACCGTCAGCCGACCGGAAACCCTGGATCTCTTGGGCGAGCTGCGCTCGCTGATGGACAGCTACCCCGGTACGTTCACCCTGGGCGAAATTTCCAGCGCCGAAGACACGCTGGCCAGTGCCGCCGACTTCGTGCGTGGCAATCGGCGCCTGCACACGGCCTACAACGCGTCGCTGATCAGCCACGAACCGTTCACCCAGCAGACCATGAGCGAGCTGTTGCAACGGGTCGTGGAGCTGTTCGAAGACCACCGCATCTGCTGGACCTTCGGCACCCACGATTTTCCAAGACTCAAGGGTCGCTGGGCGCAGCATCGGCGGCATGACGAGGAAACCGAGCATCGCCTGGACCGCCTGCTGGCGGCGATGCTGGTCTGTCTGCCGGGCAGTTGCTGCATCTACCAGGGCGATGAGCTGGGACTGCCGCAGGCCCAGCTCAGCTTCGAGCAGCTGCGCGACCCCTACGGAATCGCGAACTATCCCGAAATTCTGGGCCGGGATGGCTGCCGCACACCAATGCCCTGGTGCGCCGAAGCCGATACGGCCGGCTTCAGCGACGGCGACCAGAGCTGGCTGCCGATCCCCGCCGAGCACCTTCCGCTCGCGGTCGACCGCCAACAGCAGAATCCGGGCTCGCTGCTCAATGCCTATCGGCACTTCCTGCACTGGCGCAAGACGCAGCCGGGCTTGCGCAGCGGCGCCCTGAGCCTGATCGGCTCACCGCCGCCGGTGCTGATGTTCGAACGCGGGCGACACGAGGAGCGACTGCTATGCGTGTTCAATCTGTCGACCGAACCTGCCGAAGTCACGATCAATGAGCGCGGCTGGCACCTGTGCCACGAGCCGCTGTTGCAGGGGCGCCTGATTCCGCCAGTGCTGCATCTGGGCGCCTACGGTTCGGCCATCCTCGGACGCCGGCCGCCTGACAGCTGGCATTGA
- a CDS encoding dodecin, with product MQHDHTYKITEIVGSSKTSVEDAVRTAIARAGKTLHGMKWFEVVETRGWIDGDQIGHWQVTLKVGFVLEG from the coding sequence ATGCAACACGACCATACCTACAAGATCACTGAAATCGTCGGCTCGTCCAAGACCAGCGTCGAAGACGCCGTGCGTACCGCCATCGCGCGGGCCGGCAAGACCTTGCACGGCATGAAGTGGTTCGAGGTCGTCGAGACGCGCGGCTGGATCGATGGCGACCAGATCGGTCACTGGCAGGTCACGCTCAAGGTGGGCTTTGTGCTGGAAGGCTGA
- a CDS encoding CsbD family protein: MNSDILKGSWKVMGGRLKSTWGALTDDDLMQVQGNYERLCGKLQSKYGLNREQAGKQIDEFVGKFERDNRSAPH, from the coding sequence ATGAACAGCGACATCCTCAAGGGCTCCTGGAAGGTGATGGGAGGGCGTCTCAAGAGCACCTGGGGCGCGTTGACCGACGACGACCTGATGCAGGTTCAAGGCAATTACGAGCGTTTGTGCGGGAAACTGCAGAGCAAGTACGGCCTGAATCGTGAACAGGCCGGAAAGCAGATCGACGAGTTTGTCGGCAAGTTCGAGCGCGACAATCGGTCCGCCCCACATTGA